From Acidimicrobiales bacterium:
CTCCGAGGCCCCTTCGAGGAAGACGGCGCGCAGCACGTCCGGCCGCTCGAGCAGCTCCTCGGTGCGCCCCGAGAAGCGGATCTCCCCCTTCTCCATGAACACGGCCCGCTCGGCGACGGTGAGGGCCACGTTCACCGACTGCTCGACCAGAAGGATGGTCGTCCCGTCCCGGGCCAGCTGGCGGACGGTTCCCAACAGCTGCTCGACCACGATCGGGGCCAGGCCCAGCGAGAGCTCGTCGATCATGAGGAGCCGGGGCCGGCCCATCAGGGCCTGGGCCAGCACGACCATCTGCTGCTCGCCCCCTGACAGGTTCCCCGCCGGCACCTCCCAGCGCTCCCGCAGGACCGGGAAGTAGTCGAGGACCCGCTCGGTCGCCTCCCGGAACTGCGCCGACTCGCTGCGGAACATCCAGCCGGCGATCCGCAGGTTGTCGGCCACGGTCAGCCCGGGGAACACGCCCCGGTCCCCGGGCACCAGCGCCATGCCGAGAACCGCCTTGTTGACCGAGTCGGCGTGGGTGACGTCGCGGCCGTTGAAGAAGACCGCCCCGCCCACCGGGTCCACGAGGCCGCTCACCGCCCGGAGGAACGTCGACTTGCCGGCGCCGTTGGTACCGAGCAGCGCCACGACCTCCCCTTGGCGCACGTCGAGGTCGACACCGAACAGGATCTGCAGGTTTCCGGCGTAGGCCACCTCCAGCCCCCGGACCGAGAGCAGGGCGTCCACGTCGGCGGCGGCCTGGACCTTGCGCGCCTCCGCCACGTCGCGCGCCACGAACTGGCGGGCGGTGAGCTCCACCAGCCCGGCGCCGACGACGAGGATCCCGAGCACGTATGCCGCCGCCCGTTGGTGGTGGTTGGCGATGCCTCCGATGACCGGGGCCACGACGAGGGCGCCGAGGGTCACCCAGATCAGCGAGTACGAGAAGGCCTGGCCCCGCAGGCGCGGCGTGGTGACCAGCCCGATCATCACGCTGTACGCCGGGGTGAACCCGGAGGCCCCGATCCCGAGCACGAACAACATCGCCGCCGAGCCGATCGACCAGGGCAGCACGCCCATCAGGATGATCCCGACGCCGAACTCGACGACCATCAGCCCGTTGATGACCGGCAGCAGCTCGGGGCGGCCCCGTCGCATCCCGACCTGGACGATCCAGCCCCCCAGGACGGTGCCGACCAGCCCGCCCAGACCGAACAGGGCTATGACCACACCCCGCGCCAGCGAGTTGTAGTGGTAGACGTCCTTGAAGAACACGCTCTGCAGGAGGTTGAAGGCGATGACGCCTCCTCCGAAGAAGGCCGCCGCCCACCACGTCCGCCGCAGCGACCGCACCGCCTTCACCCGGCGGAACCCCTCCCAGAACGAGGACCGCTCCTCCCTCTCCAGCACCAGGCCGAGGGACGCGCCCCGGCCGGGGTCGCGCAGGCGGCCCAGCAGCCAGACGCCGATCACCGCCGGCACGCCGAGGAGAAGGAACGCCCCGCGCCAGCCGATCCCGGCCGCCACGCCGCCCGCCAGCGGGCTGCCCAGGAGGGCGGCGGCCGACACGGCGAACAGATAGAGCGTGAACGTGATCCCGAGCGACTCCGGCGGGTAGTAGTCGGTGATCAGGCTGCTGTGGGCCGGGTTGTTGACGAGCAGCCCGATCCCCGCCAGCACCGCCAGCACCAGGAACAGCCAGTACTTGGGCGCCAGCCCCAGTCCCACCGCCACGATCCCGACCGCGGCCGTGCCCCACTGGGAGAGGCGGATCCGGTCCATCCGGTCCGACACGAACCCGGCAAAGGGGGACA
This genomic window contains:
- a CDS encoding MFS transporter, translated to MTAVSPPRVPRSPSGYVRWLAGQVGRSGLGPVMILLAAASIERFGNQALTVLLPDIRDTFHLTNQQAITTVTVVSVLPALLSPFAGFVSDRMDRIRLSQWGTAAVGIVAVGLGLAPKYWLFLVLAVLAGIGLLVNNPAHSSLITDYYPPESLGITFTLYLFAVSAAALLGSPLAGGVAAGIGWRGAFLLLGVPAVIGVWLLGRLRDPGRGASLGLVLEREERSSFWEGFRRVKAVRSLRRTWWAAAFFGGGVIAFNLLQSVFFKDVYHYNSLARGVVIALFGLGGLVGTVLGGWIVQVGMRRGRPELLPVINGLMVVEFGVGIILMGVLPWSIGSAAMLFVLGIGASGFTPAYSVMIGLVTTPRLRGQAFSYSLIWVTLGALVVAPVIGGIANHHQRAAAYVLGILVVGAGLVELTARQFVARDVAEARKVQAAADVDALLSVRGLEVAYAGNLQILFGVDLDVRQGEVVALLGTNGAGKSTFLRAVSGLVDPVGGAVFFNGRDVTHADSVNKAVLGMALVPGDRGVFPGLTVADNLRIAGWMFRSESAQFREATERVLDYFPVLRERWEVPAGNLSGGEQQMVVLAQALMGRPRLLMIDELSLGLAPIVVEQLLGTVRQLARDGTTILLVEQSVNVALTVAERAVFMEKGEIRFSGRTEELLERPDVLRAVFLEGASEAMAGSRSGARTRAREQGAGAAGNGAGPRPVLEVEAVTKRFGGVVANEDVSMTLHQGQILGLLGPNGAGKTTLFDLISGFFPLDSGRILLHGLDISHLPPDSRARLGLGRSFQDSKLFPAMTVTDTIKVALERHVEVRDPLAAALSLPATLDSEAAVAERAGELVEMLGLGAYRNKFVAEISTGTRRLIDLACILAHEPSVILFDEPSSGIAQRESEALGPMLRKVRELTGSSLLVIEHDMPLLTGLADEVVALDLGRVLAQGPPDEIVNDPRVVAAYLGTGSDAVSRSGGLPARRSGTGTRTRTARSGAGSRRRVATT